The DNA segment gctgttgtttattttgcagaacATTACAAAGAGGCAGCCAAGTATTCCTGGGAACAATTCGCTTTTTGACAACTCAAGAGGTGTCAACAGCTTTAAggcctttttattttactgtccaTCCAGACTTGTTTGGACAGTTTCCAAAAGAAAGGGTATAGTTTTTCCATATCATACCCTGGGCTAATTCCTCTTTTTGAAGATAAAGAAGACTGACTAAAACTtgatatttgtgaaaaaaaaaaattaatgatggGAACTTTTTTGATGTAAAATACATGTTTCCTATTTCGCATTTAGCATTGTACATAGATAACTAATTATCAGATAACAAAGTGatcattttgaaatttgttatctgtacaatcttatttttttatgcttctttAGGCAGTAAATGAGGAATCGTTGAAAAAACTAAGTGAGTATGTTGCATCACTGCAAATGGGTGGAAAAGCTCAGCCAACGGAGTAGTTTTTTATGTGAGATATACAAGAAAATCATCTGATACACATGATGGTAAGGATTTCAGTTACCTCTGTTTTTAGGAGTCTGAGCCTGTAGCTGTTTGTTTTGGCAATGTTATTGATCAGACCTCACAGCAGACTGAGAATAGTATTTATCTTTATCAAGTAGTAGTTATGTACTTTAGGTAAGAAATACATAAAGACAGGGAAAGCAAGCCTGCTGGTTTCAACATTTAGAACTGATGATAGCTTATTACTTATGGACACATgtgcatgaaataaaagtacattaaaTTCTTCTGGCcatttttgttataaacattTGGTATGTTTGCATGCTTTGTCAAGGTCAAATGAAACGAGTAACAATACCGCTTACTACCAAGACACTACGTGATACTGTGATAACAGTTCTCCGGTCATGTGGTCTGTCCTTGGATTATCTTAACACAATTCCCCCGACATCTATAACAAAGGCCAGCAGAATGTTTCGTCCAATAAAATGGCATTCTTCCTACTATGATGCTACAGACCAGCAGCATCCCAACCAAAGGATCCCCAAACAAGCACCACAACTGACTCTAAAGTAAGGTTGCAGGAGTAGCTATTGTGCATTTAGATCTTAGTTTCATGAATATCACAAGATagacttttatttgttagtttgttCATTCTTATAGTGAGAAATAGGTGTGTTTAAATGAGATTTGCTTTGAAATATTAATTGTCGAAATTATAGGGATCAAATTTGGATCTGAAAGGGGTTTTATACTGCACAAACATAATGTACATGCCATTGTTTCAACAAATAACTCTTTTAAGGGCATGATGTTTGCAGGTCTTGGCTCTCATTGAATATAATGCATTCACGAAAGCAGGCCAGCTCCATGCAATATGTTCAGGAAGACATAAACCGCCTGTGTGACATGCTGAATGCTGCACTTAGTCTTCAAGAAATTCGCTGGGATAGCGTCTGGGGAGTGTCTCACTTCCGTGGGTGCCTGAAATCCTTTTACAGACTTTATTCGGAGCATccacattttatcaaaagtgTTCTCAAAGGTAAAagaatgctttaaaaaattctccCTACCTatgtttaaagtgaaaaaaaaaaaatttaaagagagGTCTTTGGGAGGGTTTAAAAAGGTTTTGATCTCATCAGATGCCATTTTGATAACGTTGTGAATATCTTGATCAAAATTGTCTTGCTCTTTGTATAAGAAGATATACTATCTGCAATAGGACAGAGGTCTTGATGTTTTGAAACAATGTAAAATTATAATTGTATCAGTTTCATGTAGCATTActtgtattctttatttttctgtgtattgtAAGTCATAGTACTCAGATTCATTGTTGATGAAATTGGAATCAGCTTGTAAGCTGCACTATAAATCACCAAATGCAGTAAATTCACACTGCAGTAAAATTTCATGTGGTGTGTGGAGGAGAAAACAATATTACATGTTTGAACATCAGTCTGGTCACAATAATAAGCCTAGCACTGTAAAGTCAGTgttaatatataatacataGCAAGCTTTTCAAGCACATTTACCATTATAGAAATTTTTTCATCCCCTTGATCTTCACTTGAGCATAGACAATCCCAAGTTAAATTTACTTATACACAGTTAATCTTGGTCATGGGAAATTTCTGTCATTATAGATCGGAAACTGGTTTTCAGCAATACAACAGGGGTAAGCCGCCTTGGGGAGATAATTCTGAGCAGTGAAGATGTCCCAACAGCGTGGATGAAGGTGAGCAGTGTGCATTGATTAATCATTTTGATCAGCCTTTAGGAACATATTTGTTGTCAAAACTTACATGACAATTACAGTTAACAAATGTCACATCACTCAGTAAAATTGACAAATTAATAAGCATGATCTGTTTCCAGCTGCTTGTATCTGTTCCGGGCTATGATGCTG comes from the Pomacea canaliculata isolate SZHN2017 linkage group LG12, ASM307304v1, whole genome shotgun sequence genome and includes:
- the LOC112577408 gene encoding T-cell activation inhibitor, mitochondrial-like, with amino-acid sequence MQAAFIRTLQRGSQVFLGTIRFLTTQEVSTALRPFYFTVHPDLFGQFPKERAVNEESLKKLSEYVASLQMGQMKRVTIPLTTKTLRDTVITVLRSCGLSLDYLNTIPPTSITKASRMFRPIKWHSSYYDATDQQHPNQRIPKQAPQLTLKSWLSLNIMHSRKQASSMQYVQEDINRLCDMLNAALSLQEIRWDSVWGVSHFRGCLKSFYRLYSEHPHFIKSVLKDRKLVFSNTTGVSRLGEIILSSEDVPTAWMKLLVSVPGYDAVLERLPYMEVKLSELLNDIRVVRHERSHSQVMAEEYELLLNKLLNSLRRCQDYVAQTFKNKDLSGLEMVVEGESGPLALSSAGSFLIPASVPGVLVVDFISQRMMEAYSILTGINSYLQQEEECVKECMRLLELKMLSKDDSVTPHQMISCCQRLTDDYWRYCILFNQSSLRISHYYSVMQDGLICIPWNWVGDDT